DNA sequence from the Desulfovibrio sp. ZJ209 genome:
CTTGCCTCGCCGCGCCCTTGCCGCTATAGTGCCCGATACTCCGGCTTCGGCACGAAGCCTGTTCCCACTTTTCCCTTTTTTCCAAGGAGCCCGAATGCCCGGCACAGCCCCCCCGCCCAGGCGGGACAATGCCGTCGGCGCGCGCGTCCGCGCCTTCAGGGAAGCGCGCGGCATGGAGCTTTCCGCCCTCGCCGAAACGACCAACCTCTCCCCGGCCTTTCTGGAAGGCCTCGAAAACGGCGCCGTGTATCCGCCCATCGGCACCCTGCAAAAGGTGGCCCGCGCCCTCGACCTGCGCCTCGGCACCATTCTGGACGGCGAGGAGATCGCCGACCCGGTGAGAGCCCGCATCGAGGGCTTTCCCGGCGGCATCCAGAGCGTGGGGCACATGGCGCCCCCGCCTGTGGAGGGCCAAGCCCCGCAGGGCGGCAGCGCCGAACCGGCC
Encoded proteins:
- a CDS encoding cupin domain-containing protein; this translates as MPGTAPPPRRDNAVGARVRAFREARGMELSALAETTNLSPAFLEGLENGAVYPPIGTLQKVARALDLRLGTILDGEEIADPVRARIEGFPGGIQSVGHMAPPPVEGQAPQGGSAEPAADMRRPGYSYQVLGKGKSDRNMEPFCVEFFPPADGEEPHLSSHQGEEFILVLAGRLRLRYGRESYELSPGETVYYNSIVPHALTALDGAPVRILGVAYNP